The genomic interval aattcattctctaagtctgtgagtctgtttctcttttgtaaataagttcgtttgtatcatttttttttagattccacatataagcactaGCCTTTGGCAGGAAATTTATCTTTTCTACTATGATGAGAAGCAAGGAATTAAAGATGTGAGTGAAATTGATATATTGAAAATCTGCTAGAAAGACTTCTGCAAGCAACTTGAGAAATAGATGACTACgtcaatttgttttaatttatttttaatttctgctttttgttattattgatatttctttgcattttttacatTCTTTGTATATTATGTGGTAAACcatttatcatttatatttccCACTGTATTTGTTCTAAACGCTTATTTCCACAGGTCACAATTGTAAATGAGTCAGtagattttgaaatataaaaaaaagactcCCAAAGACTAAAAGTATTTATGACAAATGATATGTTTATTAATATGTAATTCTCAGAAAATCAAACAGGTTCTGAGTTTCTAAGTTTTCTGtgcttctctgttttttctcctttaactcTAGACTCTGGCTTCTTCTATCATGAAGTCATTTATCAGTTtctgccacaaaaaaaaaaaaaaaagagttatgaaTAACATGAAGTGCTAATAGAAGAAAGGCAGGCAGGTCTTGAATATGGAATGTTATTGAGATGTGCAAAcctcatcagtttttttttaactttcttctgAGTGTTTAGCACAGACAGGCTTCTCACACACACATGAAGAGGACATGGTGCAGGTATCCATGCCAACAGTGTGCACATTTGCATACACACAATTCCCCTGGAAATCCGTACTTGGCTTTGGTAGACTCCtgagaaatttagaaaacacaagTCACTGGCCACTCACTGTGTTCAAATTAAGTAGCATTACTTAAGAACATGCTATGTGAAACCGATTATACCTGGCGCTGTAGGGAACTCAAGGGAGTAAAGGCACTCTCCCTCTTTTCAAAGAactcatacatgtatatatacaaaaagAGATAGGCATATAAGTCATAAGTAAGCTTCACAAAATGTGCTAGTTATTTATGAGTATTTATAAGTGGGAAAATGTACACCTGtatagagaaggagagaagggtcCAGCTGGAAAATTATGGCAATAGCAGGAAAGACAGGACATATGATCTGGGGTACATAATTAAGTTTAAGTACAGATTAGCATGATAGAAACCACATGCATGTACAGCTACCATTGGAGGAGGGATATTTACTTATAAATACATTAGATATAAAAGCTAGCCAAAATTAGTAATGAAATTtagaatacatatgtatatgtatatatgtgtgtgtgagtgagtgtgtgtgtgtatttatcctTGAATAACCTGGATTTGAACTACGCAGTTCTAcgtatatgcagattttttcaatggtaagtactacagtactacaggtTGGTTTAACTGTGGTTGGTTTAACATGTCGTTCTGGAACCGCCTATAGAAGGGTAGACTATAAGTTCTAAGCAGATTTTCCACTACATGggggggtcagtgcccctaacacCCTTGCATTATTCAAGCATTAACTGTATATGTAATATTTCAGGACACTTGCCTCTGCTCTGATAAtgttcattttactttaattcacattttactttaatttaccGCTGATATAAATGCCACAGGGTAGATGTTATCAAATACACTGATTGAATTTAGTCCTTTACTAAAGGTCTAGATTATAAAGAACATTTTAGATCAATGTTAACAAGACGACTTTTCATCACCTCTAGAGCAAAGCTGATTGTTCAGTACTatctaaaaaaacaaaggcaaagctTATTTCCTGATTTATTAAATGCAtagtacatttcttttaaaaatgccaaaggaactagaaaaaaaattctgaactGTGTTGGGAATATTAAATCGCCAAAATATTTCACgttatttcattcattaatttaacatACCTATTGAATGTTCTATGTTCCAAACATTGTACAAGGTTTGAAGTAGAGGAAAACTTTCAATTCACAAAATTCCAATAATTAAAATGATCAACAATGTAAGTTAGAATAGATTAACAATGCAATAGTGCAGGCAAGGCTGGGAAAATATTCAAGTATATTTACACAAAAAATATTTACACAAACTATGAAATACTTAAGGGACATGTAAAAagactaaaattatttaaatattaaattttagcaTATGATAAATGACATTAAAATCAGTGATGAAAGTAAAATGAATCATTTAAACAATACTGACAATTGATTACTTAATTGAAATACACATAGACATATAACTATATCTACATTTGAACATACATGTACATGTTTCAGCTTTCTACCTCatgtcttaaaataaatttcaaatgaacAAAGACAATCTCATTATACTTCAATGTTAACCATTTGTTCatataataaaagcaaataaacttAAAAGGACAAATTATTAAAGGAAAACACTGGTAAGATATGTGTGCAAGAGAAGTTACAAACTTAATATATAAGGAATCATAccaagaaataaaaggtaaatattataaaatggtCAAAAGTATTATTATAGGTTATAAGAAAAACAGCCTCACTAAACATCAGAATAATATAAcctaaaggaacaaaataaaaataatcagttaTCAAAATTATCAAAACTTTGAAATATTATCTAAGATTGGCACACAGTGATGAAAgagcttgaaaatattttttctgctataGCTGTCTAATGCAATGTTTCTGaataacaatagaaaaatatgtacttaaaaccaaaaaaaaaaaaaagtcccaaattATTTGGCTGAGGAAAGACAATTTTATCTATACTTCTTCCCAATAAAAATACCAGAGAGGTCCCCATATTCATACTAATGATATTCTTCCCCACATTATATTTCTTATCTGAAATTGTAATCATTCAGCTCATCTAATAATAAGGGTATATTTACACTAATTATGAAATATCTAAGTGACCTTATGATTTACAAAATTGCTGACAGTATGAtatgaaataacaaaaacaagaaataaagacGTCTAAATTCGACCCCTCTTCAAGAAGAGAAATTATCGTCTCTATTTCCTCAAGCTCTTTAGGCCAAAGGATCTTCTCTATTTCCTCAAGCTCTTTAGGCCAAAGACATTGAAAAAGGAGTAAGGAATTGGATTTTATACTAGAAACTTACAGGCTaggagaaggaagggagccaTCTTCCCACTTCCATTGATTGTCCTCTTCTTTATAAGACAGGCCAAGCCAAGTGTGATTTACTGCAAGTAACTTCATGATGTACTACATGGAACCAAAATACACAAAGGTGTTAATACTAAAAGTGCATTAGAGATACAAATATAGAACTTGTGTCTaaagaatcataaaaataaaaataatgcagtcTATATATGCCCACTGataaataaaacattgaaaaaatatttcagttcttTAGTGTCTGTGCATTTCTTCAACCAGGAATTaaacaccaagaagaaaaaaaaaaaagacagagctaatagaaaattttattttattttttttagcttaGTTCTAGTAATGATAAAGGTTTTTATTTCCCCAgtgtattttagaaatatttaagttGTAGAAAGAAAGGGCACAGCATTAACTGTATTGTAATTTCATCCAATTTTTTACACttacatatactttttaaatctATCACACAAATGCATGCACTTGGTTTTAGAAGTCAAATGATGctaaatattgatatatacaaAATAGCAGTCATTCCCTCCCTCAATGAATGCCATTCTCCAGAGGCAATTAACTGTTCCTAACTCTTTATTAGTTCTATGACTTCCTATTTTATGAAGACAGAATTTTTAGTCTCATGCCCTATCTTCTCACCTCCTATATCCTTTTGATATAGTTATTTCACAGTTTTTACATGGTTTTTACTAGGTAAAATTTACCATACTTTTACtaggtaaatattatttttttctgaactgaATAGTAAGTCATGAttataatagaaaattttatatttaagaagaCACCACACCAAGATATGAATTACtttcttattttatcatttatttaatactGTGCCTATTCTTAGAGCTTGAGATATATCATTgaacaaaaatgagaaagatcCCTGCTTCTGGGGGATGTGGGCCAGATAGAAGTAAAAAACATACATGTAAATGATATGATACATAAGAAGGTGACAAGTGCTATAAAAAGTTAAAGCTGGGTAACAATGCCTAAAAGTACAGAGGAGGGGTCTGGCAGTGGGGCGGGCACTGGTACACAGGTTGTAATTTTAAGTAAGGTTGCCAGGGCAGGTCTCATTAAGAAGGTGACAACTGAATAAATAGTTGAAGGAGGTGAAGTAGCTCGCCATGGTTGCATCTGAGAGAAGAATTCTGCATGCAGAAGGAAGAGCAAACACAGTGTTTCTGCAGTGAATGCATGCATGGTGTGTTAGGAAAGAAAGGTGTGTTGATGTGGCGCACGCCAGGGAAAGATGAGTGGAAAACGAAGCAGGAGAGTGCCCCTTACCCTGGTTTCAGAGCTGCAGGTGAGCCCTTCCTTCTCCTGGTGGCTACTCTACATTTATATcccagaagtaaagaatgaacTACAATCTCACCATCAATCTACTCCTTTCTGTCTTCAAAAATGTAGCATTCAAAGAGACACAAAGATCCGAACACTCTAACCAAGAAACAATTTCCACGGTTTGGTGGTAGCAGTGGTCTCTGTATTGTACCCAGTGACTCAGAGAAGGTCCACACCTGTCTcctaggaaagaaaatatttacaactcaGAGCCCACAGAACCTCACAAACAAGGCCTCATGTCTTCACACGTTCTCCCACTTCAAAGAATGAGGTTGTTACTAAAAATTACTGTCAACTCGGAATTTTCTCACTTCCAAATTACCTTGTTCCACATTTAGTTCTTGTAGAGCCTCAGTGATATACTCATTCTGTTTTTGGAGCTGCAGTAAGATTTCTATATAAGACAACAAGACTTAACATTAGATAGGAATACACATTTCATCTGATTTTTTACTGTGCAAgagtcataataataataatgatcaaGTGGCAAAATGTACAAATAATTTTAGTCCAATTCCCTTCCCTACTTAATTAGCTTCATCTCTGGCCGAAGTAATCAGCTGCTTAGAAACCATCCGTTTAAAATGCACAACTTAGTTATTATAGTcagcaatactgtattataaacacaaagttgctaagagattaaAACTTAATTGTTGTCAacacaaaaaggaaatgatacttatgtgacatgataaaggtgttagctaacactattgtagtaatcatattgcaatatataaatgtatcaaacacACATGTTGTATCCCTCCAAATTACACAAGGTTATATGTCAATCGtatctcagtaaaaaaaaaaaaaaaaaaaagaaaccagtctTTTAACATGACGAATCACTAATGCACTCTCAGAGggttcatttaatttttcaatataGGTTCAATACCtcacggggaaaaaaaaaaccctaacttTTTAATGCAAGgcctttgtaaaatatttatttatcacaaCATAgactatttttatattataatttaattagCATAAAAGCAGCTTTATGATTACTCTATTATTATAAGTGCCTCTCCTTAGGAGGCACTCAGAAACTATGAAAACACCACTGCTTTTCAGATATTTGAGTTCTTCCATTTTCATGCTCCCTGAACATCTTGCACATCTACTGCACACCTTGAAACTTTGGTTTATTTTTGGTCTATATATTTTCTCTAAGTCTCCCAAGGGCAGGGTTCATATTGTATTTATCCTTGATCACCAGCCAAGTGGCTGGCATCTGGTGTGCACTGAATAAATGTGAATGATtaactgaaagaatgaatgaattaattaatacaAGAGGTTATATTTGGTAAATGTGAGACACTCAGTTTCAGAATATCCACGAAGAACTAAGAGGCAAGAAGCCATCAAAACCACCATGCTGCTCTATTAGTTCCTATTGCATTATTCAACCAACCATTTTATGGCTGCAACAAGAAAAACAATCTAGCATTCTAAACTAACTAAAGATAGTTTGTTCTAGCTCTAACATTACCTTTATTTTGGTCAAGAGCTTTTTGGACCTGAAGAaagttttcctctttgttttgcaAAGACTCAGCCTGTTGGATAAGGCTCTTCATCTTGCTCTTTGATTCCTGAACACTTTGAAAGTCTGGAACAAGAATTCCAGATGAGTATAAAACACATGCTCAGTTATGAAACAGTAGGTTATTAGATTGTGAAGCTTAATTTCTATAGTAGATCTTTAATAAAATTCCccataaatgttttcaaaaactGTAAAACGATATTTGGCTAAGTATGTTTTCATTAATCCACTATTATTTCTAAAGTCTATGCCTAAATCTAAAATATCATCCTAATTCCTTATAAGATTCAATGTGTGTTTATATGAACAGGACAGTGGttcaaatgaattaaaatagatgacaacaaaaccacaacaacaacaaaaaccaagtcTCAAATGAATCTTTTGGCATCATGACTTGATGTAATGTGTAGAATTTCACTTCCTAATTGAATTTTAGAATTCTGAATTTCAAACTAACTTTATCAATGAGAaactactattttaaaataaccagttgtgaacaattttaataataatccAAACATTCTGTTGATCTAATTTAGGATGCTGCAGGAATGGGCAgtttgaacaaactgaaaaattcctttttattttcaacataaaGACAGTTACAAATTCAACGAGCTTAATATATAGTAACTTCTAATTTTCAAAATACTGATAATAATCATTACACTCAGTAAATTCTGCAGTAATTTCAACAATATAGCGTCCCTGGGAAAATAATGTGGTTACTGAGAACTCACAAGGTTAAATTCATTCATATAGTAAAAAGTTGTGATACtttcatgtcatttttttcctgttctccaTTCAGTATGGCAATAAAACATTTACCAAAAACTATTCTCTGGGAATGGTTTAATGAAATATGATCATCTGACAAATAGTCTACTATTTCTTTTCTCCCAATAGGTCAGACTTACACTGATAACCAAAGAATCCACACAACATCAAAAGCAGCAGGCTGAAGACTCCCAGGATCACAGGAATTATTCCacgtagagagaaggaaaagcgaGAAGCTAAGAAACAGAGTGCGTGAAAATCAGAGATAATGTAAACTCCTGTTATTTGAAAGATTAATATCATTATTCTccttttattattgttaaaatgcccacattttctgaaaaataatgccCAATGTGTGAATTACTATGAACTATTAGGCTGAATgagagggggggggggcggaaaacTATTTTGGAGGATGTGCAGAAAAGAATTAAAGTAGCAGACCTGACTTGTTATCCTGAAAGGCCCGCTTACAAGGTTGGCCTTGGCTGGCATCTGGAAACCTACATTTCAGTAGGGTTTCCACAACCATTCATTGATAGGCACGGCTTACCATGTCTCCACTGTTTGTGCAAACAATATAGCTTGTGCTGAACCGTTGCTTTCCTTCAGGAAGTCTGTAATTTTGTTACATGCCAGCTGGAAGCTGCCTATGTGATTAACCCCCAGTAAGTACCCTGAACATTGATTCTCTAATGAGTTTCCCTGGTTGGCAACATGTGACACATAGTCCCAACTTGTTGCTGGGGAATTCGTGTGACCTGTGTGACTCTGCTGGGAGAGAAGCCTTGCAAGCCTGAGCTTGGCCTCCCCAACACTTCCCTccatgtgccttttccctttgctggtgACGCTTGTTAACCATTCATTGTCGTAAATCTCAGCTAGGAGTACAACTGTATAGAGTCCTGCGAGCTCTCCTAGTGAAACATTAAACCTGAGTGTGTCTTTGGGGGCTTCCAGCACAGGTGAAAATTTTACATACAGGAATTATTAAATATCCTTAAACCAGGCAAAAATTTCAGTTCAGATTACGTTATCATCATTAATATGATCAGATGCAGAAATGCTTAACAATTTTAAATCTGTGTTATTATTAAGATAGAACTCTTTATTTGAACTTGACGACTAGTAGTATGTTCCCTTCATAAAGAATTACAGTAAATCTTAGTGAATGTTTTAAAGGGATGATATTTGGTTTTAGGTCAAACAACATCTATAATTTATTCAATTTCACGAAAATAATATGCTACATCCCCACATTCTAGAAACTAAACTTTCAGAAGAAAGTTTTGTTAATAGTCTTTTACTGGGAAGTTTATTTCCCtccaaaataaatgtataaactccagtgtaaaaaaagatatttctttatattttggaagaattgtaTTTCTGAAACAAGGTAAAAAATTGCTGTCAAGAGAATGGTTATATTCATGACTAATACCCAAACCATTTCTTTAACTTTCTGAATCATGTAACTTGGTTATCAACCAGAGGAAAGTTTGTTCCCCAGGGGACATTAataaatatctggagacattcttGGCATCATAACTGATGGGCGGGTGGAACTGACATCTAGTGCATAGATGCCAAGAAtggtgctaaacatcctacaatcaCTAAACAGTGTCCCACAGCAAAGGGTTACCTAGCCCAAAATGTCATTAGTGCCGAGGTTGGAAAACCCTGCTCTATTAAAACATGTTAAGTTTAATTATGATCAAAAGGAGGCATCATGTAATAGGGTTCTacctttctttgtcttctttacAAATTTTCTGAGTTTTAAACCTTGAACAAGCTTAAGTCTCTCAGTTTCATGTGAGAAAACAAGTCTAAATTTGGACCAATGGCTTCTTTCATCTTTAACTATGTTCcttaatatatgaaaatttcAAACCTCTCTGTCAGAAAATACACTTTCGTTTTACTTCTATAtatgttttgaaaatgttttaatatttgtattttctctaaatttttaaaatttccaaatagtAACAACTAGAGAAACATAAAATGGAAGATGTTTCTAAAGATAACAAAGAGAGAccttaaatgaataaaatctggTATATCTACTTTACCATCCACATTGGTGTGCTCAGGAATCGGGCCCCATTCATCctcaggtggaggaggaggaggaacggCAAGAGGCTCTTCCACGTCCACAATAGGGATTGTCTCTGTctgctctgtgttttcttttagcatagaaaatatataattactttATAACCTTGTAAAGCAAGTGAGATTAGAACTTAAgagattcattaccattttcaaagATCACTAGAAATACAAATATAGTAGTAGTAAAATCAAAGATACTCAAAACACATTTGCACTCAACAGCCCATCCAGCTTTCCTAAAAGCATTTAAACTGGTTGATTACACTTTGGATCAAGCCAGGAAAtagataattatttcttttaaatatatttaaaggcaCTCTTTCAGGTATATGtgggaaatattaaaaatacaatgccccgggcttccctggtggcgcagtggttgagaatctgcctgccaatgcaggggacacgggttcgagccctggtctgggaagatcccacatgccgcggagcaactgggcccgtgagccacaattactgagcctgcgcgtctggagcctgtgctccgcaacaagagaggccgcgatagtgagaggcccgcgcaccgcgatgaagagtggctcccgcttgccgcaactggagaaagccctcgcacagaaacgaagacccaacacagccataaataaataaattaaataaataaataatttaaaaaaaaatacaatgcccCAGTAAAATCATAACCAGCAGTTATGACaaacataaacaacaaaaattttattttcattaaaatggcACAGgacatttagatttaaaaaaaatacctggaggtTGATCACAGTCTGAAGCATTTGACATTGTGGAGAATTTTGGATGATTTCTTTATCCCAAAGGTGAAGAAGAGCTTACAAAGTTGTTGGCGGATGAATGAAGAGGTATTTCTTCCACTATCCTCCTAGAGTTGATGACAAGTCCAGACCTAGCCTCAGGTGGTACAGCTACTTACAGTTGTATGAAACTAACTTAATTTGGTAAAAACCACAGAGGAAATATGAATCTCTAACTGGATATTTTCTAAtaggtatacaaaaataaaatcaccccTACTTAACTAAACTATGTACAACAAGCCTTTAAATACCATCTGGTTTGTACAGGTAATAGTCCATCACTCcagaaataaattaggaaaagCCACTGTCATAAATAATATAATTGAGTAGTCTATAGTGAAAATTTTTATGACAACTGAGTATGCAGTAAAGGAAGACACAGGTATATGGAAACTAAGGTTCTAGACAAccagaggaattttaaaaaggaattatgCTGGAAATAACATATCTGTTCATCAAAGGTGGATTTAAATGACTGCCTATATAAAAAGGCATTTGAAGAGAGAAATCACATAATAAAACCTATATGTCCAGATAGTGACAGTTTGGCTTAAGGTTTTTTGCTACTACCCCCACCCTGACATTGTTTCAGAGGAAAAACAAGTTCTATTCATATAAATATGGTTGGGTAGCCACCGACAATCTACCTTTTGCTCTTTACTTCTCAAGTGAAAAAAGTTCAATATTTGTAGTGGGAATAAATAGATATTgtacacaaacaaaaatagaccTAAGACTCGGGGCTATAACCTCATAGAAACTAATGTATGTGTGAGTCAGGCGAAACCACACAAGATGCCTCAGATACAGGCAGTGGTCATAAGTTTCCCATGGTCCTATGTCCAGTTCAGATCAAAAGATcttacagggtttccctggtggcgcagtggttgagaatctgcctgccaatgcaggggacacgggttcgagccctggtctgggaagattccacatgccgcagagcaactaggcccgtgagccacaactactgagcctgcgtgtctggagcctgtgctctgcaacaagagaggctgcaacagtgagaggcccacgcaccacgatgaagagtggcccccgctcgccgcaactagagaaagcccttgcacagaaacgaagacccaacacagtcaaaaataaaaaataaaaaaaaaaggtcttacaaataatcctaaaaatatatcacatttttatcttttaatgtaTGAAATACAAGGTTGGTTGACCAAAAACAATATTATAACATTCCTGTTCATTCAAAGATCTCAGTGAAGCCAAGGGTAGAGATAGCAgagattttataaaaaatattctacACTGATTGTCTGCCTATattgtaattcatttttattttgtttactttctgaCTCTAAATTGAAAAATCTGGTgtcaccttcaagatggcagaggagtaagacgtggagatcaacttcctccccacaaatacatcagaaatacatctacatgtggaacaactcctacagaacacctactgaatgctggcagaaaacctcagacttccctaaagccgtgtggctgacagggtcttggtgctccagccgggtgtcaggcctgtgcctctgaagtgggagaggcgagttcaggacatgggtccaccagagacctcccagctccatgtaatatcaaatggcaaaagctctcccagagatctccatctcaacactaacaaccagctccactcaacaaccggcaagctacagtgctggacaccctgtgccaaacaactagcaagacaggagcacaaccccacccattagcagagaggcagcctaaaatcataataaggtcacagacaccccaaaacacagcactggatgcagtcctgcccaccagaaagacaagatccagcctcatccaccagaccacaggcactagtcccctccaccaggaagcctgcacaacccactgaacaaaccttacccactaagggtagacaccaaaaacaatgggaactacaaacctgccgcctgcaaaaaggagactccaaactcagtaagttaagcaaaatgagaagacagagaaatatgcagcagatg from Balaenoptera ricei isolate mBalRic1 chromosome 10, mBalRic1.hap2, whole genome shotgun sequence carries:
- the LOC132372408 gene encoding C-type lectin domain family 12 member B-like, which translates into the protein MSNASDCDQPPENTEQTETIPIVDVEEPLAVPPPPPPEDEWGPIPEHTNVDASRFSFSLRGIIPVILGVFSLLLLMLCGFFGYQYFQSVQESKSKMKSLIQQAESLQNKEENFLQVQKALDQNKEILLQLQKQNEYITEALQELNVEQGDRCGPSLSHWVQYRDHCYHQTVEIVSWLECSDLCVSLNATFLKTERSRLMYIMKLLAVNHTWLGLSYKEEDNQWKWEDGSLPSPSLSLPKPSTDFQGNCVYANVHTVGMDTCTMSSSCVCEKPVCAKHSEES